The sequence below is a genomic window from Gouania willdenowi chromosome 12, fGouWil2.1, whole genome shotgun sequence.
tggtcccacatcaggagggagataaCAGgacattataaaaactatagaaatacatctattcatatttaaaatgtgtgttatcactcattcattccatcattatctcttttttatagtattctaagcaaaatgtggtagtCGACAGAAGGGGGTTcaaaaagtaagagaaaggggtactttggccaaaaaagtttcagaaccatttatttaaataatatattttacgttgttttgtgcaaaaaataaatagcattttagttttagttgaccaataatcgtgattataattttttttataatccaGCAGCCCTATGGCCCCAATCATTTTTAAGATGCCCTTGTTTTTTAGACTATGGGGGCCAATGTGACCCCCATAATGTGGTCTTTATTTCCTTCCTGAAACAGGTGCAGGAGGATAACTCCGTCCTGGACGAGGACATGGTTCTCCTGGCGGTGCTGATGGAAAATGGCGACCTGGTTCTGTGGAAGTTTTCACTTCCCGTGACCAACGAGTCTGATGTTGTTTTCTACGACATCATGGAGTCGGGCGTGGACCGTCCCAGCGACGTGGCGTGGTGGGAGTACGAGAACGCAGAGCGTAGGATGAGCGGCCTCATCGTGGGCAGCCAGGATGGACCGGTGAAGATCATTCCCGTGAGTCTAACGGGCGTGAAGGGCTACTCCACGCTGCGCCACCCGGTGATCCTGTGGAAGGAGAGCGACCACATGGCGGTGGAGAACCTGCGCTGCGTGGCCATGTTCCACCCACTGCACCGCTGCAGCTGCAGCCTCATCGTGGCGTCGCGCGGCTGCTACGTCTTCTGGTGTCTGCTAGTCATCTCGTCTGCCGGACTCAACGTGCACAACTCGCACATCGCAGGCGTGCACTCCCTGCCCATACTCTCTATGGCCGTCAGCCCGTGCGGGGCCACCGTATACACGTGCTCCATGGACGGCACCGTTAAGAAGCTGACGCCGACCTTCAGCGAGAGCACGTTGGTCTTCAAACAGGAGGACATGAAGCAACCTGAGAACATCGCGGGGAGGAGGATCCACGGGATCGCAGTCAGCAGCAGTGGCGCATACATGGCACTGGTGACCACGCAGGGGATGGTCGCTAACCAGCATCCTGTCACCAGGACATACCAGGTCCAGTTCATCACCCTGACGACGCCAGAAACCGCTGCCACGCTGCTGCTCAACTCCACGTCTCAGAACCTGTTCAGGAACGCTGACCTGCTGGACCTGGTGCGCTGGAAGGTTCTGACCAATGGGAACATTCCTCCGTCACTGCTGCAGCAGCTGGATCTAAGGGTCCAGGAGGTGGACTCGCTCTACTTCTGGAGGTTCAAACTCTCTCTGATGAGGATTCTTTACAAGTCTCTGCAGACGTCGCTCAACGATCAAAGTCTATCAGTAAAATACATCAACTCTAAGGTGCTGATACAAGATAAGGATGGAGAGGAGGAAAAGTGGGCGGAGCCAGAAGCAGAGAAGGACGAGAGGAGTGAGGAGGATAAGAAAGCTGAGGTTGAGGCTCAGATTAAAGCACTGGAAACTCATCTGATGAGAGAGAACATGAAGAAAGTTCTGGGCGTGGTCTACCTCAACACCTGGATCACCCCAAACATCAGCATCCCTTCCTGTGGTCTGATGGACTTCCTGTCCAGGGACGCCAATGACAGAGCAGCAGAGGTAACACTTCCTGTTTGTCTACAGCAGCTCACATAGTGTCACGCAGCAGATCAAAGCACAGATCAAAGCACAGATCAAAGCTAATGTGACTTTGGTTCGAGAAGTCGTGAAGAgtgatataggtgatattgtaattttctatatcgccaaaaataaaaatttcactatatcttgaatcttgatatattggcCTAGTAGAAAAAGAAAACCACTCTGAGAACAGGTGGAACCAAAGAACTTGGATGTAAAGAAACTATTTTCAGCAGATTTCCCTAATTACATCattactgttttttaaactaattgaaCATTGTTAATACAGTTAATTGAGTTAAATACTAtcgtcatttttaattattgattatttgaTTAGCCCTGATTCCAAGgatctcaccaggaatttttcacagcataagCATGgctccagccttactttaaagctaaaagttatttgtcgaatatatatatatatatatatatatatatatacatatatattaggtcctccactaataaatactcacacacactgtaaggacaagaaataacattttatttaaaagactgattccaaaaaaaaaaaaaataaaaataaaatataaaaaaaaaaaaaaaaaaaaaaaaaataaaagactgattccaaaaTGCACTTTTCAAATTTAACTGAGGTTTTACGttggacctgcagtaatattggaacacaCTATATATACACTACACTACATATACACACTAaatggaagtcccttttgtgtccaagtgaaacaattattacgacggtaccgaataaaaaagagaaaaaaacaacagaaaatcccctcTACATTGCTGAAAAACTgagcgtagggggcgccatcgctCCTTAGGGGAGAAATTCTAACATTtagggcccctacgctcaacggcgctggtgagaaccctgggaTCCACGCACTGAACTCAAGTCAGAAGATGTGTGATGTGCTAAAGTTGCTAAATGTTACAACACCCGTTAACGGTGTAAAGTTAGTTATTGTTCAGCCCAAAGTGAGAGTGAGTGACAGCAGTCTGTGTGAGtgatttattaaatatatatatatatatatatatgccctCTGGGAATCACTACACacgataaataaatacagaaagatCAGCTTCCTGTTGACTGGTTTATTGACCTTCAGGTTCTAATCCTGCTTTGCTCATGAGCTGTGGATAATAACGGACGGTAACAAGGTCCCAGCTGAAGCTCGTGTTCACACTGTGCTCTATTTGTGTCATGCTTTCattcactttggtataaaagcatgacATTTGGCACAGATACTCTCTAAGGGCCACTATTTTGTTAAAAAGCGTTGGCCACTCATTTTCCTGCACCAGAGGTAACCTCAGTATGAGCAAAAGGGAACGACTTTGATACCGCTTTCTCCCATTGACTGAGGTTACTCCTGGTGGaggaaaacaccaaacttcCTCAGCCTCCTGCGGGCGCAATTTGGCCTctagccgaaaacaaaccacataatCGGACTCGGGGGAATAAAACTCATCCGCTGGTGccacttttttttccagaataagCAATTTTTTGCACTGTGATTGAGTATTTTGCCTCTAGTGAGcacagttctgactctacccggggggggggggggtgatgcACATATTCATACTCAGGAGGACCACACCTTTCTGCTGAGACCTCGCTTGGCCAGATccgagcatttttttttttggctatcttgaaaatattgaatttttatatttgtattgtctATTATCTGTGTTCTATTGTCTATATTCTGTGTTCTATGTGTGTCTATGTCTATATCTGTGTTCTATTGTCTATATTCTGTGTTCTATTGTCTATATTCTGTGTTCTATTGGTCTATATTCTGGTTGTTCTATTGTGGTCTATTTCTGTGTTCTATTGTCTATAGTCTGTGTTCTATTGTCTATATTCTGTGTTCTATTGTGTGTTCCAGGTTCTAATCGGACACATAAAGAAGAAGATGAACAAACAGACGTTTTGTGAACACTGCAGTCTGTGTCAGTCAGTGCTGCCATTCACTGACTACAGACAGACTGGCTGTGAAAACGGACACGTGTGGCTCAGGTATTGCTAAGCTCctcgttagcgttagcattagcctctaAGCTAACAGTGGTAGATATTTAACCTGATGCTTCTCTGCTCTGATCTGAtggtgtttggaggagaaaaccTGAGCAGCTTTAAAACCAAGCTTCCTATTGGTGGAAGCTGTAGAGCATCATATAAATACAGTCAACCTGATTGGCTTGTAATTAAATGTAAACATACAGATGATTACGCTGCATTTACTaaacagcctaaagtgttcctGGAGGTAGAAAACAAAAGTCTATTTTActagaatatttattttatgttaatgtaaatataaagtTAGCAACATATTCAACtacataatattatttataataacatGTAATTAATAtaactcaataataataataataattgtttgttGTTCTTCCTCAGGTGTGTGTTGTCGTACCGAGCGTGTCAGTCGCTAACGTTCCATCGGTGTCTCCTATTGGACAGCGTTGCTAGGCTACCAGAGCCTGAAGGTAAGACATCTTTATTCCCACGCtcccttcatcatcatcatcatcatcatcatcatcctggcGCTCCTAAAGACACCATATTCATTCTGACGAGCATCTAACGgccacagaaaatacatttatatgaaTCTGTTTTTAAAGAAGTTCTGAGGATGAGAAACTAaacgttttgtgtattttgatgtaattttgtgtattgtttctttatttttccgtcattttgtgtatttttggaatctttttgtatgtttttgaagttatattgtgtatttttatgtaattttgtgttgtgttctgTTGTTTCATGCGTTGTGTGTCATAttccttcaattttttttattcaaagtttGGGGGGATTTATTTTTGGGgtggggctgcacaaaattaaaccgaGGGCTGCATTTCTAACTGGGTTAAATAAAGAGTTTGACTCCCTGTGCTTTACATTAGGTTTAGAATCCAacagattttgtttttattattcttattataattaatattgttattatcattattaaccCTTTCACTGTTGTTTTGTTGCAGATCCTGAGTGGATCAGGAAGATCCTGATGGCGTCCTGCCCGTTCTGTGACTCTCCCATGATCTGATCTCGACTCGTCTGTGCAGAGTTTCTAACTTTACCTGTTTTTCTGACtgtgatgttgttttttttcttaaagaaacaaataaaaatactttaattatGTGTGAGCGCTCGTCTTtatgccgtaccaggaaatagagTTCAACTTTCTACATTCtgttccgtgtgtgtgtggtgtgtgtgtgtgtgtgtgtgtgtgtgtgtgtgtgtgtgtgtgtgtgtgtgtgtgtgtgtgtgtgtgtgtgtgtgtgtgtgtgtgtgtgtgtgtgtgtgcgtgcgtgcgtgcgtgcgtgcgtgcgtgcgtgcgtgcgtgcgtgcgtgtgcaccCAAACCCCAGTTTATTTATGGACTTATTATTCCACCATAAATAAGTTCCTCATTTACTTTATGTTGATATTTCTGAACCTTTGGTGTAGTTTTTAACACACAATAAGTGGAACTTACTCCACCAGCCCCGTTTCTTTTGGAACGCAACAAATAATACACGGTGAATAAAACATGGCGTGGAAAAAGTCTGCGTACCTACTTTAATTGGCAGAGTAAAACGGTTTTGAGCTCAGTAAGGAGGGGGGCGGTACTCAGCCATTCTCTCAGATGAGGACGTTGGTTCACTAATGGAAACCAAGCAGGAGACGGAAAGAAAGAGGAAAACGTGCTTAAAGACGACGACGGCGGCGCCCAGGGACACGTTCTAATGAGATTCAGCAGTAATGAGGGACAGAACACGGAGCCAGATGTGATTCAAATTCTAATCAAGTGagggtgggggggaggtggggggggggggggggggggggggggggggggggggggaccatTGTTAAATACaattaaccttttttttccatatttgcacagaacaagGAGGTACAAACGCTCATCCATCGTCCGTGCTCCAGAGACACAGAGGTGGATGGATGCTGATCAAAGCTGGAGATGGACCTCACGGCTGATTGGCTGCCCAGGGCCGAGGGGGGCGGGGTTACATTACTCAGCTCAGTGCTGGCATTTCATTCTCTCCTGATTGGACAACGCTCTGATGTGTCAAAGGTTGTGGCTGTGAAATACAGAACAAAGACTCAGAGGTGACCAGTAACTATGGTTACTGTactctgtactttacttgagtatttatttttttggtgactttttactttcgACTCGTTACTCGTTACTTTTAAGGCCTTTGatgtaaaaatgtgcaaaatattgtttgtttgagcttttttctgttcgACAGGTCCCTTAGATTtatgattcatatttttaattttttctgctctgggtttaattgagtatttacagtatttttttttcttaaaatattttatttacaagtaTCATAAATCTATAATGAGTGTTAAATTCTCCAGATGTTCAAAggaaacagatttaacttgtcatgtccagttttctacaagttcttaataaaataaaagatatggaattttctggtttaaaaaccctgttattattatttaagggacaattgttttactttgtgccttaaatacatttagtagcatctttttttacttttactcaattttgggaatagtaataataatagtaatataataataattataatagtaataataatggtcATTTTTTATCCAAGTATCTACTTTTACTTGAGAACTGAAGACAAGTATTTTTATCCACATGTGGAGAgactgaggctgatggagaacgtCCTGATTATTGGAAGTTTTTAGcaagttttgtattgttttgtgtattgtttaagttattttctgtatttttctgttttgtatatttttttggaatttttttgcaagtttttgttgttttgtgtatttttaaagtcattttctgtattttcatgtatatttgtttatttttctgtcgttttgtatgtttgttttaatcttttggtatattattgttgtcgtcctgtgtgtttttgaagttatttgtgcatttcttatgtcattttgtgtattgttctgttgttttgtgtatttttggaatcttcTGGTATATTTTTGAGTACActttaagttattttgtgtatttatggaaTCTTTTGGTATATGTTTGATTTTAATGTGTatattttgatgtcattttgtgtattattggaaTCTTTCCCTaagtttttgtagttgttttgtgtgtttttgtagataTTTTGCGTATTGTGTTTGGTGTCACATTACTTCCATTTTCTCAAATAAAAATTTTCGGGGGCTGCACAATGGTAGACAGAGGGTCTCATGTCTAACTGGGTTGAATGTTGCCCCTTAAAAAAAACGAGTTTGACTATTTCAACAATAACGTTAATATTATTCTCATAACTAGATAATAATGCTGGCACGGGAACACCTTTGGATCTCCATGGATGGCCAGTGTGGGCGTCTCTACTGAGGATTGCGCCCTATCGCTTGCATAAAGGACGTTACATCAGTGTTATTTAGTGGATGCTGCTTTGATGGTTCCCTGTGAGAAGTGTTTGTGTTCCCGTCACTAACAGCTGTAGAGCTGATTCTTCTCCTTTCATATCGTCACGTGTCAAAGAACATCTCCACCACTCATCACCAGCGTCCCTCCTTCTCTTTCTCCATGTCTGTCCCTGGACTTCAAAAAGGACGTTTCTCTTTGCATCCAATATTCATGTTTCATCTGATCCATGAATCATTCATTTCACACCTTCATTCTGTCTCTCATTCCTTAGGATTTATTCAGTCTTTGCTTGTTTTGTTGAGACTGGATTCAGAacgtgatgatgatgatgatgatgatgatgatgctgatgatgatgatgatgatgatgatgatgatgatgatgatgatgatgatgatggtgatgatggtgatggtggtggtgatgatgatgatggtgatgatgatgatgatgatgatgatgatgatgatgatgatgatgatgatggtgatgatggtgatggtggtggtgatgatgatgatggtgatgatggtgatgatgatgatgatgatgatgatgatgatgatgatgatgatggtgatgatgatgagggtGAATCCTGAGCACCAGCCTGtgctctctctcctctctctctgctgCTGTTTTCTATAACTTCTCTCTTATTTAATGAGATTTTGTGGCATGGAGAGGATTTAGTAGCAAACATGAGCAGCTCATCTCTCACAGAAACATTTCGTCCTGTTGATCTACTggtgtctgtcagtgtgtttataaaaaaaaaccatttgtcTATGTTTTTTTCTACCAGCAACGTTTAAATTATTCttaaagttaaagttttttAAAGTCTAGACGACACGTTTTCTCTTCATGTTGACAACTTTTACacaatgaaatattttttaaatattgtgcaCGGGCCATGCCAAAGTAATGCAGTATAACACTTAATGTGGCACGCTACAGTGAGGCTAAATTAAGTtcagtttaaaatggcaaaaaatatggttaaattggcaaaaaaaataatcattgaaatatggtgaaaagaggttaaaagtgataataatgggtcaatatatgtgacattaggtgtaaaagtggtggaaaaaagTGTGTCGCGACTCCAAATGGAGTCCTggtcccaaggttgagaacccctgtactAAAGGATTGTGAGCACATGGTCTCTTATTACAGTGGAAAGTTTggttcaaacaaaaacaaacgcaGCAGTAGACATTCAGAATGTGTCAGTGGTAATGAAGTCAGCTACAGGCCTGTGTTTGGCTCCCCGGGACCCCTGGGGGACCCCTGGGGGCGGGGGGAAAGCAGTGACCCACGACCAGTCAGTTCGCTGCTGAGGAAGAGTATGAGGAGGAGTGGCTGTGGGGGCACTGAGGTGGAACTAATGGTGAGCAGCAGAATGGAcatggagtgggtgggtgggtgtgtgggtgGGACGCCCTTTAACTGCTACATTAATGAAGTTGATCCTCAACATGCAGCGTGTGTTCTCCTGTCATGCTGTAATTAGACGCAGAGCTGCTTTGTGTCCACGCTTGGTTTAAcacgcaccacacacacacacacacgcacaacacacacacacacacacacacacacaccacacgcacacgcacacacacacacacacacacacacacacacacgcacacacacacacacgcacacagtcactttaacacaataacaacatttattcAAAGGAACGACAGAAATTATCAACACTGATAAGAAACAGAATaatttctgaacaatttcagcccatttttgcttatttttatcatttttctacaactacaccaaactcatcatattttaacatattttcatcactttttcttgccatatttttgctccttttaatgcatttttgctacatttctcccatttctgacacttctacatcacattttaatgtcttttctacacattttttccactttcagacatgttcatcacttataaaccatttctaccacttttacacctaatgtcacatatgttgaccattattttcacttttaacctcttttcaccagatttcatgattattttttgacaatttaaccacattcacatttttcatgccctttatttgccagtttaaactaattgttacgACTTTTTTTacccactttaatttgcaactttttaaaatcccatttcacctcatATTCCCATGATTTTTgctcactttgaaccattttatttgtgacagtgaggatgaggaggttcatcatcatcatcatcatcaatgatgatgatgatgatgatgtcttCCTGAAAGCTCAGCTCGTCttttaagaacaaaaacatttttttaatcatagatTAAGTCGACagacaattaaaataatttcctGTCGTCAAATAGTAAATATTTTTAgaaagttgttttttgtctcaTTGAAAGAGTAAAAAGctgtaataatgatgataaagtcTCCATATTTAGGAGCTTTATTTGATGGCGTTTGATCGTGTTCCAGTGATGTAAAGCCTTCCTGTTCTTTAACGtataaaaatctaattttggATCGTTGAAGCTGCTGTGATTGATGGACACATTCTGTTGGAACTTTGGAAGTGTGAGAACATTCTTTTCCTCCTCAGCAGATCTTAAAGTGAGTGTGAGAGACATCACAGAGGGATGAGTGACGGATGACGGATGTCTGTCTGCATCACGCTCCGCTCTCACTAACGTCGCCTTCAGGTGCCTCAGCCTCAACGTTCACTGCTAAGCTCTCCTTTGATTGGCTGCAGGCCTCTTTGTCTTTCATATTTCACATTTCATACAGGGTCGCTTTAAtatttgtctttcagagatcACAGTGTCACGTCATCCTCACCTcatcattttgggtgtttttctattattttatacatttttcagtcGTCCTGTGTCTTTTTGATTATTGTCAGTCATTTAGTGTCTTTTCTCCAATTTCATtgacattttctacattttttgtgtgttttttttggagtcattttgcagttgtttctgcatttttgtactcttttgtgtgtttgggtctctATTTGTGTATTATCCTAgtcttttttcataattttgttgaaatttgtgcatgttttttggagtcattttgtgtaattttgctgttgttCATGCATTTTTCTACtctttcatgtgcttttttgtatttgttcagtaattttatatatttttcagccacactgtgtctttttgtttgttgtaaGTTATTTAGTGTGGCTTTTctctcatattttgtgtgtttgttggagtaattttgcttaattttgctgttcataaattattttactttttctcgcaattctgtatatttgtacatggattttttattgtattttgtgttcttggagtcttttctcacatttttgttgactttctttgtgtttttgaagtaattttatgtaattttgctgttgtttataAAATATTTGCTCTTGTGTGTGGGTCACTTTACTTTTCTAgtaactttttttgtttattgtgagtcattcagtgtttttattgcatttagtgtttttagagttttttctcatatttttgttgaaatttttgtgtgtttttctgagtcattttgtataattttgctTTTCATCCATTTTCCTACTCTTTCAcgtgttttggttttatttagtgtatttttcttaattttgtatatttttcagtcatattgtgtctttttgttttgttgtctttgatttattgtttttttagtgttttttctcatatttttgttgtattttgtatatttgtgcacatgtgtgtgtttgagtca
It includes:
- the gtf3c4 gene encoding general transcription factor 3C polypeptide 4 isoform X1, producing the protein MAASVSTSVSEADLGAAADHRESEVEPECVPEKRDPAVGLWSAVSGLQPLCWSADHRLSVCTQNSLALMELICDVSSSKPELTLHRTSIPVPEDQHQLRVGSSAAFTKATEKFSLHPDPTIRQNFLADKVMNPTLGARRGMKYSCWSPLGCDSAGRCLLASLTLDHRLSVYTSHGHLQWNAVTDVTRMYGTRLKERGYARKDDAPPQASLLDLEELRRRFRMQTPLSMKWSKVYTIKQVQEDNSVLDEDMVLLAVLMENGDLVLWKFSLPVTNESDVVFYDIMESGVDRPSDVAWWEYENAERRMSGLIVGSQDGPVKIIPVSLTGVKGYSTLRHPVILWKESDHMAVENLRCVAMFHPLHRCSCSLIVASRGCYVFWCLLVISSAGLNVHNSHIAGVHSLPILSMAVSPCGATVYTCSMDGTVKKLTPTFSESTLVFKQEDMKQPENIAGRRIHGIAVSSSGAYMALVTTQGMVANQHPVTRTYQVQFITLTTPETAATLLLNSTSQNLFRNADLLDLVRWKVLTNGNIPPSLLQQLDLRVQEVDSLYFWRFKLSLMRILYKSLQTSLNDQSLSVKYINSKVLIQDKDGEEEKWAEPEAEKDERSEEDKKAEVEAQIKALETHLMRENMKKVLGVVYLNTWITPNISIPSCGLMDFLSRDANDRAAEVLIGHIKKKMNKQTFCEHCSLCQSVLPFTDYRQTGCENGHVWLRCVLSYRACQSLTFHRCLLLDSVARLPEPEDPEWIRKILMASCPFCDSPMI
- the gtf3c4 gene encoding general transcription factor 3C polypeptide 4 isoform X2; its protein translation is MAASVSTSVSEADLGAAADHRESEVEPECVPEKRDPAVGLWSAVSGLQPLCWSADHRLSVCTQNSLALMELICDVSSSKPELTLHRTSIPVPEDQHQLRVGSSAAFTKATEKFSLHPDPTIRQNFLADKVMNPTLGARRGMKYSCWSPLGCDSAGRCLLASLTLDHRLSVYTSHGHLQWNAVTDVTRMYGTRLKERGYARKDDAPPQASLLDLEELRRRFRMQTPLSMKWSKVYTIKQVQEDNSVLDEDMVLLAVLMENGDLVLWKFSLPVTNESDVVFYDIMESGVDRPSDVAWWEYENAERRMSGLIVGSQDGPVKIIPVSLTGVKGYSTLRHPVILWKESDHMAVENLRCVAMFHPLHRCSCSLIVASRGCYVFWCLLVISSAGLNVHNSHIAGVHSLPILSMAVSPCGATVYTCSMDGTVKKLTPTFSESTLVFKQEDMKQPENIAGRRIHGIAVSSSGAYMALVTTQGMVANQHPVTRTYQVQFITLTTPETAATLLLNSTSQNLFRNADLLDLVRWKVLTNGNIPPSLLQQLDLRVQEVDSLYFWRFKLSLMRILYKSLQTSLNDQSLSVKYINSKVLIQDKDGEEEKWAEPEAEKDERSEEDKKAEVEAQIKALETHLMRENMKKVLGVVYLNTWITPNISIPSCGLMDFLSRDANDRAAENKEVQTLIHRPCSRDTEVDGC